A part of Scylla paramamosain isolate STU-SP2022 chromosome 24, ASM3559412v1, whole genome shotgun sequence genomic DNA contains:
- the LOC135112878 gene encoding small ribosomal subunit protein mS31-like isoform X4 — MKVERKPQSGMEEVPRHLPSGTEVRQGYHIDPKDQPRARKPCTQPWDSSVPRAHVDLFGGQPLEIFKKREEDPHGPAAPISVLPTWERLYLHELEQSMQHPPSNAFVEMIQWTKQGKLWTFPIDNEAAGLVEEMKVGFHEHVFLERHLEGWCPKRGPIRHFMELVCTGLSKNPHLTVERKQAHIE, encoded by the exons atgaaggtggagagaaagcCACAATCAGGGATGGAGGAAGTGCCACGTCACCTTCCTTCTGGTACCGAGGTCAGGCAAGGGTACCACATTGACCCGAAAGACCAGCCCCGAGCCCGCAAGCCCTGCACTCAGCCTTGGGATTCATCTGTGCCCAG GGCTCATGTTGATCTCTTTGGAGGTCAACCTTTGGAGATAtttaagaaaagggaagaagatccCCATGGACCTGCTGCTCCAATATCAGTGTTGCCCACATGGGAGAGATTGTACCTACATGAGCTGGAGCAGAGTATGCAGCATCCTCCTAGTAATGCCTTTGTGGAGATGATACAGTGGACTAAGCAAGGCAAGCTGTGGACCTTCCCCATTGATAATGAAGCAG CAGGTTtggtggaggaaatgaaagtggGATTCCATGAGCATGTCTTCCTTGAGAGACACTTGGAAGGATGGTGCCCAAAACGTGGCCCCATCAGACACTTCATGGAGCTGGTTTGCACTGGACTCTCAAAGAATCCTCATCTAACTGTGGAGCGAAAACAAGCACATATTGAATG A
- the LOC135112878 gene encoding small ribosomal subunit protein mS31-like isoform X3 yields MKVERKPQSGMEEVPRHLPSGTEVRQGYHIDPKDQPRARKPCTQPWDSSVPRAHVDLFGGQPLEIFKKREEDPHGPAAPISVLPTWERLYLHELEQSMQHPPSNAFVEMIQWTKQGKLWTFPIDNEAAGLVEEMKVGFHEHVFLERHLEGWCPKRGPIRHFMELVCTGLSKNPHLTVERKQAHIEWYCARGWRGA; encoded by the exons atgaaggtggagagaaagcCACAATCAGGGATGGAGGAAGTGCCACGTCACCTTCCTTCTGGTACCGAGGTCAGGCAAGGGTACCACATTGACCCGAAAGACCAGCCCCGAGCCCGCAAGCCCTGCACTCAGCCTTGGGATTCATCTGTGCCCAG GGCTCATGTTGATCTCTTTGGAGGTCAACCTTTGGAGATAtttaagaaaagggaagaagatccCCATGGACCTGCTGCTCCAATATCAGTGTTGCCCACATGGGAGAGATTGTACCTACATGAGCTGGAGCAGAGTATGCAGCATCCTCCTAGTAATGCCTTTGTGGAGATGATACAGTGGACTAAGCAAGGCAAGCTGTGGACCTTCCCCATTGATAATGAAGCAG CAGGTTtggtggaggaaatgaaagtggGATTCCATGAGCATGTCTTCCTTGAGAGACACTTGGAAGGATGGTGCCCAAAACGTGGCCCCATCAGACACTTCATGGAGCTGGTTTGCACTGGACTCTCAAAGAATCCTCATCTAACTGTGGAGCGAAAACAAGCACATATTGAATG GTACTGtgcgagagggtggaggggagccTGA
- the LOC135112878 gene encoding small ribosomal subunit protein mS31-like isoform X1 encodes MKVERKPQSGMEEVPRHLPSGTEVRQGYHIDPKDQPRARKPCTQPWDSSVPRAHVDLFGGQPLEIFKKREEDPHGPAAPISVLPTWERLYLHELEQSMQHPPSNAFVEMIQWTKQGKLWTFPIDNEAAGLVEEMKVGFHEHVFLERHLEGWCPKRGPIRHFMELVCTGLSKNPHLTVERKQAHIEWYKNYFNQKEKLLKQPPPSLLPPPDFHIHDSNCSRDFI; translated from the exons atgaaggtggagagaaagcCACAATCAGGGATGGAGGAAGTGCCACGTCACCTTCCTTCTGGTACCGAGGTCAGGCAAGGGTACCACATTGACCCGAAAGACCAGCCCCGAGCCCGCAAGCCCTGCACTCAGCCTTGGGATTCATCTGTGCCCAG GGCTCATGTTGATCTCTTTGGAGGTCAACCTTTGGAGATAtttaagaaaagggaagaagatccCCATGGACCTGCTGCTCCAATATCAGTGTTGCCCACATGGGAGAGATTGTACCTACATGAGCTGGAGCAGAGTATGCAGCATCCTCCTAGTAATGCCTTTGTGGAGATGATACAGTGGACTAAGCAAGGCAAGCTGTGGACCTTCCCCATTGATAATGAAGCAG CAGGTTtggtggaggaaatgaaagtggGATTCCATGAGCATGTCTTCCTTGAGAGACACTTGGAAGGATGGTGCCCAAAACGTGGCCCCATCAGACACTTCATGGAGCTGGTTTGCACTGGACTCTCAAAGAATCCTCATCTAACTGTGGAGCGAAAACAAGCACATATTGAATGGTACAAGAACTACTTCAACCAAAAAGAGAAGTTGCttaaacaaccaccaccatcacttcttcctcctcctgatttcCACATTCATGACAGCAACTGTTCTCGTGATTTTATTtag
- the LOC135112878 gene encoding small ribosomal subunit protein mS31-like isoform X2, protein MKVERKPQSGMEEVPRHLPSGTEVRQGYHIDPKDQPRARKPCTQPWDSSVPRAHVDLFGGQPLEIFKKREEDPHGPAAPISVLPTWERLYLHELEQSMQHPPSNAFVEMIQWTKQGKLWTFPIDNEAGLVEEMKVGFHEHVFLERHLEGWCPKRGPIRHFMELVCTGLSKNPHLTVERKQAHIEWYKNYFNQKEKLLKQPPPSLLPPPDFHIHDSNCSRDFI, encoded by the exons atgaaggtggagagaaagcCACAATCAGGGATGGAGGAAGTGCCACGTCACCTTCCTTCTGGTACCGAGGTCAGGCAAGGGTACCACATTGACCCGAAAGACCAGCCCCGAGCCCGCAAGCCCTGCACTCAGCCTTGGGATTCATCTGTGCCCAG GGCTCATGTTGATCTCTTTGGAGGTCAACCTTTGGAGATAtttaagaaaagggaagaagatccCCATGGACCTGCTGCTCCAATATCAGTGTTGCCCACATGGGAGAGATTGTACCTACATGAGCTGGAGCAGAGTATGCAGCATCCTCCTAGTAATGCCTTTGTGGAGATGATACAGTGGACTAAGCAAGGCAAGCTGTGGACCTTCCCCATTGATAATGAAGCAG GTTtggtggaggaaatgaaagtggGATTCCATGAGCATGTCTTCCTTGAGAGACACTTGGAAGGATGGTGCCCAAAACGTGGCCCCATCAGACACTTCATGGAGCTGGTTTGCACTGGACTCTCAAAGAATCCTCATCTAACTGTGGAGCGAAAACAAGCACATATTGAATGGTACAAGAACTACTTCAACCAAAAAGAGAAGTTGCttaaacaaccaccaccatcacttcttcctcctcctgatttcCACATTCATGACAGCAACTGTTCTCGTGATTTTATTtag
- the LOC135112880 gene encoding uncharacterized protein LOC135112880: MSHSGGSNHLSEQTQGACHSRCGCQCLSWRLYPLTHSHGSPGGTKRQLSWWSSSRVATSSPASVTCRDEMNIKRKQKHELNINRMLKRKHGDTSGRRELKESRR, from the exons ATGAG CCACAGTGGCGGCAGTAACCACCTCAGTGAGCAGACTCAGGGTGCGTGCCACTCCAGGTGTGGGTGCCAGTGTCTCTCCTGGCGGCTctatcctctcactcactcacatggCTCACCTGGTGGCACCAAAAGACAG CTTAGCTGGTGGAGTTCATCAAGAGTGGCCACCAGCAGTCCTGCATCAGTCACCTGCAGGGATGAGATGAACATTAAAAGGAAGCAGAAACATGAGCTGAATATCAACAGAATGCTGAAAAGGAAGCATGGTGACACAAGTGGTAGAAGAGAActgaaggagagcaggaggtgA